Proteins encoded together in one Salarias fasciatus chromosome 17, fSalaFa1.1, whole genome shotgun sequence window:
- the grip1 gene encoding glutamate receptor-interacting protein 1 isoform X6, with translation MIAVSFKCRCQILRRVNKDEGPYTKHSAGSRPPDGALAIRRQSIPDEFRGCTVVELMKKEGTTLGLTVSGGIDKDGKPRVSNLRQGGIAARSDQLNVGDYIRSVNGINLAKFRHDEIISLLKNVGERVVLEVEFELPPVSVQGSGVVFKNVEVTLHKEGNSFGFVIRGGAHEDRNKSRPIVITTIRPGGPADREGTVKPGDRLLSIDGIRLHGSTLSEAMSILKQCGQEATLLLEYDVSVMDSVATASGPLLVEVAKATGSSLGVALSTSMFCSKQVIIIDKVKPASIADRCGALHAGDHILSVDGKSMEFCSLAEATQLLSASCQTVRMEILPQHQARPALNAPQHALSHSFSPGSMSAYSLSSLNMSTLPRNMYPTSPRGTLMRRKAKKKDFKSSLSLASSTVGLAGQVVHTETTEVTLLGDGIMGFGLQLQGGVFATETLSSPPLIAYIDPDSPAERCGILQIGDRILSINGVPTEDSTLEETNQLLRDSSITAQLTLEIEFDVAESVIPSSGTFHVKLPKKPGVELGITISSPSNRKPGDPLIISDIKKGSVAHRTGTLELGDKLLAIDNIRVENCSMEEAVQILQQCEELVKLKIRKDEDNSDEQEVSGSIIYTVELQRYGGPLGITISGTEEPFDPIIISSLSKGGLAERTGAIHVGDRILAINSSSLKGKPLSEAISLLQQAGETVTLKIKKQGELSSPKSCVIGPGGELNPDSQDGEEEPVIMVAPPTSQRAFTTLPSVDSAVESWDGSNMDSSFTSPAPPFQSSPYSFHEWRNAKTVNSQSSSSARQRANPLSDLGLSDDDWDRPPLGGGCSLPSGLISDSRFTVGHDGTEPDQEENFWSQALEDLETCGQSGILRELEATIMSGSTLSLNHDPTPLRSTLGRQASFQERSNSRPQVTPRSNTLPSDPQRRAFAMRKMRQEVNEILNQNPVELHKLTLEKASDLEDFGFSVSDGMLDRGVYVNNIRPGGPAERGGLKAFDRILQINHVRTRDFDCCLVVPLIAESPNRLELVISRNPSSSSSSPSSLLANHADATTNNSHSPQPISSELEPSELTIGHGDDGGPIKWSQPGDGLGVGLGVGQVTNSSL, from the exons atgaGGGGCCGTACACCAAACACTCAGCCGGGTCGCGGCCTCCCGATGGGGCGCTGGCCATCAGGAGGCAGAGCATACCGG ACGAGTTCCGCGGCTGTACGGTGGTGGAGCTGATGAAGAAGGAGGGCACCACGCTGGGCCTCACCGTCTCCGGGGGCATCGACAAGGACGGCAAGCCGCGGGTGTCCAACCTGCGGCAGGGGGGCATCGCCgccag GAGCGACCAGCTCAACGTGGGCGACTACATCCGCTCGGTGAACGGCATCAACCTCGCCAAGTTCCGCCACGACGAGATCATCAGCCTGCTGAAGAACGTGGGCGAGCGCGTGGTGCTGGAGGTGGAGTTCGAGCTGCCGCCCGTCT CCGTGCAGGGATCCGGCGTCGTCTTCAAGAACGTGGAGGtcacgctgcacaaggaggggAACAGCTTCGGCTTCGTGATCCGAG GCGGCGCCCATGAGGACCGGAACAAGTCTCGGCCCATCGTCATAACGACCATCCGGCCGGGCGGGCCGGCCGACCG CGAGGGGACGGTGAAGCCCGGCGACCGCCTGCTGAGCATCGACGGCATCCGCCTCCACGGCAGCACGCTGTCGGAGGCCATGAGCATCCTGAAGCAGTGCGGCCAGGAGgccacgctgctgctggagtACGACGTCTCCGTCATGG ACTCGGTTGCCACGGCGTCGGGTCCGCTGCTGGTGGAGGTTGCCAAGGCGACGGGCTCCAGCCTGGGCGTGGCTCTGTCCACCTCCATGTTCTGCAGCAAGCAGGTGATCATCATCGATAAGGTCAAGCCGGCCAGCATCGCAGACAG GTGCGGCGCTCTTCACGCAGGCGACCACATCCTCTCCGTGGACGGGAAGTCGATGGAGTTCTGCTCGCTGGCCGAAGCGACGCAGCTGCTGTCGGCTTCCTGTCAGACCGTCCGCATGGAGATCCTGCCGCAGCACCAGGCCCGGCCggccctgaacgcaccgcagcacg ccCTCAGTCACTCGTTCTCTCCAGGCTCCATGTCCGCCTACAGTCTCTCGTCCCTCAACATGAGCACGCTGCCCAGGAACATGTATCCCACAAGTCCACGGGGCAcgctgatgaggaggaaggccaAGAAGAAGGACTTCAAGAGCTCCC TGTCTCTGGCGTCCAGCACCGTGGGTCTGGCCGGGCAGGTGGTTCACACCGAGACCACCGAGGTGACGCTGCTCGGCGACGGCATCATGGGCTtcggcctgcagctgcagggcggCGTCTTCGCCACGGAAACGCTGTCCTCGCCGCCGCTCATCGCCTACATCGACCCCGACAGCCCCGCCGAGAG ATGTGGGATCCTGCAGATCGGCGACAGGATTCTGTCCATAAACGGCGTTCCCACCGAGGACTCCACTCTGGAGGAAACCAACCAGCTGCTCCGAGACTCCTCCATCACCGCTCAGCTCACGCTGGAGATCGAGTTCGACGTGGCCG AGTCGGTCATCCCCAGTTCAGGAACGTTCCACGTGAAGCTGCCCAAGAAACCGGGGGTGGAGCTGGGGATCACCATCAGCT ctcCCTCCAACAGGAAGCCTGGAGACCCGCTCATTATCTCCGACATCAAGAAAGGCAGCGTCGCACACAG GACCGGGACGTTGGAGCTGGGAGATAAGCTGCTGGCCATCGACAACATCCGGGTGGAGAACTGCTCCATGGAGGAGGCCGTCCAGATCCTCCAGCAGTGCGAGGAGCTCGTCAAGCTCAAGATCCGCAAAGACGAAGACAACTCGG ACGAACAGGAAGTGTCCGGCAGCATCATCTACACGGTGGAGCTGCAGCGGTACGGCGGCCCGCTGGGAATCACCATCTCCGGCACGGAGGAGCCCTTCGACCCCATCATCATCTCCTCCCTGAGCAAAGGAGGGCTGGCCGAGAG GACGGGCGCCATCCACGTGGGCGACCGCATCCTGGccatcaacagcagcagcctgaagggGAAGCCTCTGAGCGAAGCCAtcagtctgctgcagcaggCGGGAGAGACGGTCACCCTCAAGATCAAGAAGCAGGGCGAGC tgtCCAGCCCGAAGTCCTGTGTGATTGGTCCGGGCGGCGAGCTGAACCCGGACAGCcaggacggagaggaggagccgGTCATCATggtggctccgcccaccagccaGCGGGCGTTCACCACGCTGCCGTCGGTGGACAGCGCCGTGGAGTCGTGGGACGGCTCCAACATGgacagcagcttcaccagcCCCG CTCCGCCTTTTCAGTCATCGCCGTACAGTTTCCACGAGTGGCGCAACGCCAAGACGGTCAACAGCCAATCGTCTTCCTCCGCCCGCCAGAGAGCCAATCCGCTGTCGGATCTGGGCCTGAGCGACGACGACTGGGACCGCCCGCCGCTCGGAGG aGGCTGCAGTCTGCCCAGCGGCCTAATCTCTGACAGCAG gttcacGGTGGGACACGACGGGACCGAGCCGGACCAGGAGGAGAACTTCTGGTCTCAGGcgctggaggacctggagacgTGTGGACAGAGCGGCATCCTGCGAGAGCTGGAG GCCACCATCATGTCGGGCTCCACCCTCAGTCTGAACCACGACCCCACCCCGCTGCGCAGCACGCTGGGACGCCAGGCCAGCTTCCAGGAACGCAGCAACTCCAGGCCGCAG GTCACGCCCCGGTCCAACACCCTGCCCTCGGACCCGCAGCGCCGAGCCTTCGCCATGAGGAAGATGAGGCAGGAGGTTAATGAAATCCTGAACCAGAACCCCGTGGAGCTCCACaag CTCACGCTGGAGAAGGCCTCGGACCTGGAGGACTTTGGATTCAGCGTTTCTGACGGGATGTTGGACCGCGGCGTCTACGTCAACAACATCCGGCCAGGAGGCCCGGCGGAGCGCGGCGGTCTCAAGGCCTTCGACCGAATACTGCAG ATCAACCACGTTCGGACCAGAGACTTCGACTGCTGCCTCGTCGTCCCGCTGATCGCAGAGTCTCCCAACCGGCTGGAGCTCGTCATCAGTCGGaacccgtcctcctcctcctcctcgccctcctccctgctggccAATCACGCCGACGCCACCACCAACAACAGCCACTCCccccagccaatcagcagcGAGCTGGAGCCCTCGGAACTCACCATTGGCCACGGAGACGACGGCGGCCCCATCAAGTGGAGCCAGCCCGGGGACGGCCTGGGGGTGGGGCTTGGAGTGGGCCAGGTCACTAACAGCTCCTTATAG
- the grip1 gene encoding glutamate receptor-interacting protein 1 isoform X8 — MERFMALLRLLSRRRRRRYRADDDYQEGYEDVYYYTSKYSTHLLNEGPYTKHSAGSRPPDGALAIRRQSIPDEFRGCTVVELMKKEGTTLGLTVSGGIDKDGKPRVSNLRQGGIAARSDQLNVGDYIRSVNGINLAKFRHDEIISLLKNVGERVVLEVEFELPPVSVQGSGVVFKNVEVTLHKEGNSFGFVIRGGAHEDRNKSRPIVITTIRPGGPADREGTVKPGDRLLSIDGIRLHGSTLSEAMSILKQCGQEATLLLEYDVSVMDSVATASGPLLVEVAKATGSSLGVALSTSMFCSKQVIIIDKVKPASIADRCGALHAGDHILSVDGKSMEFCSLAEATQLLSASCQTVRMEILPQHQARPALNAPQHALSHSFSPGSMSAYSLSSLNMSTLPRNMYPTSPRGTLMRRKAKKKDFKSSLSLASSTVGLAGQVVHTETTEVTLLGDGIMGFGLQLQGGVFATETLSSPPLIAYIDPDSPAERCGILQIGDRILSINGVPTEDSTLEETNQLLRDSSITAQLTLEIEFDVAESVIPSSGTFHVKLPKKPGVELGITISSPSNRKPGDPLIISDIKKGSVAHRTGTLELGDKLLAIDNIRVENCSMEEAVQILQQCEELVKLKIRKDEDNSDEQEVSGSIIYTVELQRYGGPLGITISGTEEPFDPIIISSLSKGGLAERTGAIHVGDRILAINSSSLKGKPLSEAISLLQQAGETVTLKIKKQGELSSPKSCVIGPGGELNPDSQDGEEEPVIMVAPPTSQRAFTTLPSVDSAVESWDGSNMDSSFTSPAPPFQSSPYSFHEWRNAKTVNSQSSSSARQRANPLSDLGLSDDDWDRPPLGGFTVGHDGTEPDQEENFWSQALEDLETCGQSGILRELEATIMSGSTLSLNHDPTPLRSTLGRQASFQERSNSRPQVTPRSNTLPSDPQRRAFAMRKMRQEVNEILNQNPVELHKLTLEKASDLEDFGFSVSDGMLDRGVYVNNIRPGGPAERGGLKAFDRILQINHVRTRDFDCCLVVPLIAESPNRLELVISRNPSSSSSSPSSLLANHADATTNNSHSPQPISSELEPSELTIGHGDDGGPIKWSQPGDGLGVGLGVGQVTNSSL; from the exons atgaGGGGCCGTACACCAAACACTCAGCCGGGTCGCGGCCTCCCGATGGGGCGCTGGCCATCAGGAGGCAGAGCATACCGG ACGAGTTCCGCGGCTGTACGGTGGTGGAGCTGATGAAGAAGGAGGGCACCACGCTGGGCCTCACCGTCTCCGGGGGCATCGACAAGGACGGCAAGCCGCGGGTGTCCAACCTGCGGCAGGGGGGCATCGCCgccag GAGCGACCAGCTCAACGTGGGCGACTACATCCGCTCGGTGAACGGCATCAACCTCGCCAAGTTCCGCCACGACGAGATCATCAGCCTGCTGAAGAACGTGGGCGAGCGCGTGGTGCTGGAGGTGGAGTTCGAGCTGCCGCCCGTCT CCGTGCAGGGATCCGGCGTCGTCTTCAAGAACGTGGAGGtcacgctgcacaaggaggggAACAGCTTCGGCTTCGTGATCCGAG GCGGCGCCCATGAGGACCGGAACAAGTCTCGGCCCATCGTCATAACGACCATCCGGCCGGGCGGGCCGGCCGACCG CGAGGGGACGGTGAAGCCCGGCGACCGCCTGCTGAGCATCGACGGCATCCGCCTCCACGGCAGCACGCTGTCGGAGGCCATGAGCATCCTGAAGCAGTGCGGCCAGGAGgccacgctgctgctggagtACGACGTCTCCGTCATGG ACTCGGTTGCCACGGCGTCGGGTCCGCTGCTGGTGGAGGTTGCCAAGGCGACGGGCTCCAGCCTGGGCGTGGCTCTGTCCACCTCCATGTTCTGCAGCAAGCAGGTGATCATCATCGATAAGGTCAAGCCGGCCAGCATCGCAGACAG GTGCGGCGCTCTTCACGCAGGCGACCACATCCTCTCCGTGGACGGGAAGTCGATGGAGTTCTGCTCGCTGGCCGAAGCGACGCAGCTGCTGTCGGCTTCCTGTCAGACCGTCCGCATGGAGATCCTGCCGCAGCACCAGGCCCGGCCggccctgaacgcaccgcagcacg ccCTCAGTCACTCGTTCTCTCCAGGCTCCATGTCCGCCTACAGTCTCTCGTCCCTCAACATGAGCACGCTGCCCAGGAACATGTATCCCACAAGTCCACGGGGCAcgctgatgaggaggaaggccaAGAAGAAGGACTTCAAGAGCTCCC TGTCTCTGGCGTCCAGCACCGTGGGTCTGGCCGGGCAGGTGGTTCACACCGAGACCACCGAGGTGACGCTGCTCGGCGACGGCATCATGGGCTtcggcctgcagctgcagggcggCGTCTTCGCCACGGAAACGCTGTCCTCGCCGCCGCTCATCGCCTACATCGACCCCGACAGCCCCGCCGAGAG ATGTGGGATCCTGCAGATCGGCGACAGGATTCTGTCCATAAACGGCGTTCCCACCGAGGACTCCACTCTGGAGGAAACCAACCAGCTGCTCCGAGACTCCTCCATCACCGCTCAGCTCACGCTGGAGATCGAGTTCGACGTGGCCG AGTCGGTCATCCCCAGTTCAGGAACGTTCCACGTGAAGCTGCCCAAGAAACCGGGGGTGGAGCTGGGGATCACCATCAGCT ctcCCTCCAACAGGAAGCCTGGAGACCCGCTCATTATCTCCGACATCAAGAAAGGCAGCGTCGCACACAG GACCGGGACGTTGGAGCTGGGAGATAAGCTGCTGGCCATCGACAACATCCGGGTGGAGAACTGCTCCATGGAGGAGGCCGTCCAGATCCTCCAGCAGTGCGAGGAGCTCGTCAAGCTCAAGATCCGCAAAGACGAAGACAACTCGG ACGAACAGGAAGTGTCCGGCAGCATCATCTACACGGTGGAGCTGCAGCGGTACGGCGGCCCGCTGGGAATCACCATCTCCGGCACGGAGGAGCCCTTCGACCCCATCATCATCTCCTCCCTGAGCAAAGGAGGGCTGGCCGAGAG GACGGGCGCCATCCACGTGGGCGACCGCATCCTGGccatcaacagcagcagcctgaagggGAAGCCTCTGAGCGAAGCCAtcagtctgctgcagcaggCGGGAGAGACGGTCACCCTCAAGATCAAGAAGCAGGGCGAGC tgtCCAGCCCGAAGTCCTGTGTGATTGGTCCGGGCGGCGAGCTGAACCCGGACAGCcaggacggagaggaggagccgGTCATCATggtggctccgcccaccagccaGCGGGCGTTCACCACGCTGCCGTCGGTGGACAGCGCCGTGGAGTCGTGGGACGGCTCCAACATGgacagcagcttcaccagcCCCG CTCCGCCTTTTCAGTCATCGCCGTACAGTTTCCACGAGTGGCGCAACGCCAAGACGGTCAACAGCCAATCGTCTTCCTCCGCCCGCCAGAGAGCCAATCCGCTGTCGGATCTGGGCCTGAGCGACGACGACTGGGACCGCCCGCCGCTCGGAGG gttcacGGTGGGACACGACGGGACCGAGCCGGACCAGGAGGAGAACTTCTGGTCTCAGGcgctggaggacctggagacgTGTGGACAGAGCGGCATCCTGCGAGAGCTGGAG GCCACCATCATGTCGGGCTCCACCCTCAGTCTGAACCACGACCCCACCCCGCTGCGCAGCACGCTGGGACGCCAGGCCAGCTTCCAGGAACGCAGCAACTCCAGGCCGCAG GTCACGCCCCGGTCCAACACCCTGCCCTCGGACCCGCAGCGCCGAGCCTTCGCCATGAGGAAGATGAGGCAGGAGGTTAATGAAATCCTGAACCAGAACCCCGTGGAGCTCCACaag CTCACGCTGGAGAAGGCCTCGGACCTGGAGGACTTTGGATTCAGCGTTTCTGACGGGATGTTGGACCGCGGCGTCTACGTCAACAACATCCGGCCAGGAGGCCCGGCGGAGCGCGGCGGTCTCAAGGCCTTCGACCGAATACTGCAG ATCAACCACGTTCGGACCAGAGACTTCGACTGCTGCCTCGTCGTCCCGCTGATCGCAGAGTCTCCCAACCGGCTGGAGCTCGTCATCAGTCGGaacccgtcctcctcctcctcctcgccctcctccctgctggccAATCACGCCGACGCCACCACCAACAACAGCCACTCCccccagccaatcagcagcGAGCTGGAGCCCTCGGAACTCACCATTGGCCACGGAGACGACGGCGGCCCCATCAAGTGGAGCCAGCCCGGGGACGGCCTGGGGGTGGGGCTTGGAGTGGGCCAGGTCACTAACAGCTCCTTATAG
- the grip1 gene encoding glutamate receptor-interacting protein 1 isoform X7, whose product MKKEGTTLGLTVSGGIDKDGKPRVSNLRQGGIAARSDQLNVGDYIRSVNGINLAKFRHDEIISLLKNVGERVVLEVEFELPPVSVQGSGVVFKNVEVTLHKEGNSFGFVIRGGAHEDRNKSRPIVITTIRPGGPADREGTVKPGDRLLSIDGIRLHGSTLSEAMSILKQCGQEATLLLEYDVSVMDSVATASGPLLVEVAKATGSSLGVALSTSMFCSKQVIIIDKVKPASIADRCGALHAGDHILSVDGKSMEFCSLAEATQLLSASCQTVRMEILPQHQARPALNAPQHVKVQRSPRPLPWETGGSAPILPPYHYNTYHPDQSGARSHNRHTNNPPLSHSFSPGSMSAYSLSSLNMSTLPRNMYPTSPRGTLMRRKAKKKDFKSSLSLASSTVGLAGQVVHTETTEVTLLGDGIMGFGLQLQGGVFATETLSSPPLIAYIDPDSPAERCGILQIGDRILSINGVPTEDSTLEETNQLLRDSSITAQLTLEIEFDVAESVIPSSGTFHVKLPKKPGVELGITISSPSNRKPGDPLIISDIKKGSVAHRTGTLELGDKLLAIDNIRVENCSMEEAVQILQQCEELVKLKIRKDEDNSDEQEVSGSIIYTVELQRYGGPLGITISGTEEPFDPIIISSLSKGGLAERTGAIHVGDRILAINSSSLKGKPLSEAISLLQQAGETVTLKIKKQGELSSPKSCVIGPGGELNPDSQDGEEEPVIMVAPPTSQRAFTTLPSVDSAVESWDGSNMDSSFTSPAPPFQSSPYSFHEWRNAKTVNSQSSSSARQRANPLSDLGLSDDDWDRPPLGGGCSLPSGLISDSRFTVGHDGTEPDQEENFWSQALEDLETCGQSGILRELEATIMSGSTLSLNHDPTPLRSTLGRQASFQERSNSRPQVTPRSNTLPSDPQRRAFAMRKMRQEVNEILNQNPVELHKLTLEKASDLEDFGFSVSDGMLDRGVYVNNIRPGGPAERGGLKAFDRILQINHVRTRDFDCCLVVPLIAESPNRLELVISRNPSSSSSSPSSLLANHADATTNNSHSPQPISSELEPSELTIGHGDDGGPIKWSQPGDGLGVGLGVGQVTNSSL is encoded by the exons ATGAAGAAGGAGGGCACCACGCTGGGCCTCACCGTCTCCGGGGGCATCGACAAGGACGGCAAGCCGCGGGTGTCCAACCTGCGGCAGGGGGGCATCGCCgccag GAGCGACCAGCTCAACGTGGGCGACTACATCCGCTCGGTGAACGGCATCAACCTCGCCAAGTTCCGCCACGACGAGATCATCAGCCTGCTGAAGAACGTGGGCGAGCGCGTGGTGCTGGAGGTGGAGTTCGAGCTGCCGCCCGTCT CCGTGCAGGGATCCGGCGTCGTCTTCAAGAACGTGGAGGtcacgctgcacaaggaggggAACAGCTTCGGCTTCGTGATCCGAG GCGGCGCCCATGAGGACCGGAACAAGTCTCGGCCCATCGTCATAACGACCATCCGGCCGGGCGGGCCGGCCGACCG CGAGGGGACGGTGAAGCCCGGCGACCGCCTGCTGAGCATCGACGGCATCCGCCTCCACGGCAGCACGCTGTCGGAGGCCATGAGCATCCTGAAGCAGTGCGGCCAGGAGgccacgctgctgctggagtACGACGTCTCCGTCATGG ACTCGGTTGCCACGGCGTCGGGTCCGCTGCTGGTGGAGGTTGCCAAGGCGACGGGCTCCAGCCTGGGCGTGGCTCTGTCCACCTCCATGTTCTGCAGCAAGCAGGTGATCATCATCGATAAGGTCAAGCCGGCCAGCATCGCAGACAG GTGCGGCGCTCTTCACGCAGGCGACCACATCCTCTCCGTGGACGGGAAGTCGATGGAGTTCTGCTCGCTGGCCGAAGCGACGCAGCTGCTGTCGGCTTCCTGTCAGACCGTCCGCATGGAGATCCTGCCGCAGCACCAGGCCCGGCCggccctgaacgcaccgcagcacg tcAAGGTGCAGCGTAgtccccgccccctcccctggGAGAccggaggctccgcccccatcCTTCCTCCCTACCACTACAACACGTACCACCCCGACCAATCAGGGGCCAGATCGCACAACCGCCATACAAACAACCCTC ccCTCAGTCACTCGTTCTCTCCAGGCTCCATGTCCGCCTACAGTCTCTCGTCCCTCAACATGAGCACGCTGCCCAGGAACATGTATCCCACAAGTCCACGGGGCAcgctgatgaggaggaaggccaAGAAGAAGGACTTCAAGAGCTCCC TGTCTCTGGCGTCCAGCACCGTGGGTCTGGCCGGGCAGGTGGTTCACACCGAGACCACCGAGGTGACGCTGCTCGGCGACGGCATCATGGGCTtcggcctgcagctgcagggcggCGTCTTCGCCACGGAAACGCTGTCCTCGCCGCCGCTCATCGCCTACATCGACCCCGACAGCCCCGCCGAGAG ATGTGGGATCCTGCAGATCGGCGACAGGATTCTGTCCATAAACGGCGTTCCCACCGAGGACTCCACTCTGGAGGAAACCAACCAGCTGCTCCGAGACTCCTCCATCACCGCTCAGCTCACGCTGGAGATCGAGTTCGACGTGGCCG AGTCGGTCATCCCCAGTTCAGGAACGTTCCACGTGAAGCTGCCCAAGAAACCGGGGGTGGAGCTGGGGATCACCATCAGCT ctcCCTCCAACAGGAAGCCTGGAGACCCGCTCATTATCTCCGACATCAAGAAAGGCAGCGTCGCACACAG GACCGGGACGTTGGAGCTGGGAGATAAGCTGCTGGCCATCGACAACATCCGGGTGGAGAACTGCTCCATGGAGGAGGCCGTCCAGATCCTCCAGCAGTGCGAGGAGCTCGTCAAGCTCAAGATCCGCAAAGACGAAGACAACTCGG ACGAACAGGAAGTGTCCGGCAGCATCATCTACACGGTGGAGCTGCAGCGGTACGGCGGCCCGCTGGGAATCACCATCTCCGGCACGGAGGAGCCCTTCGACCCCATCATCATCTCCTCCCTGAGCAAAGGAGGGCTGGCCGAGAG GACGGGCGCCATCCACGTGGGCGACCGCATCCTGGccatcaacagcagcagcctgaagggGAAGCCTCTGAGCGAAGCCAtcagtctgctgcagcaggCGGGAGAGACGGTCACCCTCAAGATCAAGAAGCAGGGCGAGC tgtCCAGCCCGAAGTCCTGTGTGATTGGTCCGGGCGGCGAGCTGAACCCGGACAGCcaggacggagaggaggagccgGTCATCATggtggctccgcccaccagccaGCGGGCGTTCACCACGCTGCCGTCGGTGGACAGCGCCGTGGAGTCGTGGGACGGCTCCAACATGgacagcagcttcaccagcCCCG CTCCGCCTTTTCAGTCATCGCCGTACAGTTTCCACGAGTGGCGCAACGCCAAGACGGTCAACAGCCAATCGTCTTCCTCCGCCCGCCAGAGAGCCAATCCGCTGTCGGATCTGGGCCTGAGCGACGACGACTGGGACCGCCCGCCGCTCGGAGG aGGCTGCAGTCTGCCCAGCGGCCTAATCTCTGACAGCAG gttcacGGTGGGACACGACGGGACCGAGCCGGACCAGGAGGAGAACTTCTGGTCTCAGGcgctggaggacctggagacgTGTGGACAGAGCGGCATCCTGCGAGAGCTGGAG GCCACCATCATGTCGGGCTCCACCCTCAGTCTGAACCACGACCCCACCCCGCTGCGCAGCACGCTGGGACGCCAGGCCAGCTTCCAGGAACGCAGCAACTCCAGGCCGCAG GTCACGCCCCGGTCCAACACCCTGCCCTCGGACCCGCAGCGCCGAGCCTTCGCCATGAGGAAGATGAGGCAGGAGGTTAATGAAATCCTGAACCAGAACCCCGTGGAGCTCCACaag CTCACGCTGGAGAAGGCCTCGGACCTGGAGGACTTTGGATTCAGCGTTTCTGACGGGATGTTGGACCGCGGCGTCTACGTCAACAACATCCGGCCAGGAGGCCCGGCGGAGCGCGGCGGTCTCAAGGCCTTCGACCGAATACTGCAG ATCAACCACGTTCGGACCAGAGACTTCGACTGCTGCCTCGTCGTCCCGCTGATCGCAGAGTCTCCCAACCGGCTGGAGCTCGTCATCAGTCGGaacccgtcctcctcctcctcctcgccctcctccctgctggccAATCACGCCGACGCCACCACCAACAACAGCCACTCCccccagccaatcagcagcGAGCTGGAGCCCTCGGAACTCACCATTGGCCACGGAGACGACGGCGGCCCCATCAAGTGGAGCCAGCCCGGGGACGGCCTGGGGGTGGGGCTTGGAGTGGGCCAGGTCACTAACAGCTCCTTATAG